A section of the Mangifera indica cultivar Alphonso chromosome 12, CATAS_Mindica_2.1, whole genome shotgun sequence genome encodes:
- the LOC123192217 gene encoding RING-H2 finger protein ATL32-like: MISSGMNLVMTVIGFAVSIMFIVFVCTRLVCARIQLNASRRSFPIASRSDFGLLERGFHGLEPVTIANFPTKKYSDQFFAAVEDAQCAVCLSEYHCEDTLRILPYCGHSFHVTCIDIWLQQHYTCPVCRISLRECSDRKRLLQPMFSSAVRFHYGHASDRHSYNFLLTGRGFSSRNLGNHRMDPVQEDPFSSEDDRTEAGNNISTTTEAHQTTKDSVNKQVESPSNP; this comes from the exons atGATATCTTCAGGGATGAATTTGGTTATGACAGTGATAGGGTTCGCTGTTAGTATTATGTTTATAGTGTTTGTTTGTACACGCCTTGTCTGTGCTCGGATTCAGTTGAATGCATCTAGGAGATCTTTTCCCATTGCCTCTCGATCTGATTTCGGCTTG CTGGAAAGAGGATTTCATGGTCTTGAGCCTGTAACTATAGCCAACTTTCCAACAAAGAAGTACAGTGATCAGTTTTTTGCAGCTGTAGAAGATGCTCA ATGTGCAGTTTGCCTCTCAGAATACCATTGTGAAGACACATTGCGAATTCTTCCCTACTGTGGTCACTCCTTCCATGTTACTTGCATAGACATATGGCTACAACAACATTACACATGTCCAGTTTGTCGAATATCACTGCGTGAATGTTCTGACAGGAAGCGCTTGCTGCAGCCCATGTTTAGTTCAGCTGTTCGGTTTCATTATGGCCATGCTTCCGATAGGCATTCATATAACTTCTTGCTGACTGGACGTGGgttttcttcaagaaaccttggCAACCACAGAATGGACCCTGTTCAAGAGGACCCATTTTCATCTGAAGATGATCGGACAGAAGCTGGCAATAACATTTCCACTACAACCGAGGCCCATCAGACTACAAAAGACTCCGTAAACAAACAAGTTGAAAGTCCATCAAACCCTTGA
- the LOC123193493 gene encoding uncharacterized protein LOC123193493, which yields MATDAQSYTTETNERGNFPEDEKNNMASSPADHISPSENAHHPPKATAGSSIDPRLLVLLEYFMELYERKDDLFRKIFPGIHDEFVDFSMKFDELLSQLKSHNGRRSVRGMQRSLSVGSPRSRSIDGDESPLRLDRFKIRTVILDGISQGGGQGDGQQGDKK from the coding sequence ATGGCCACGGACGCTCAATCTTATACTACGGAAACTAATGAACGTGGGAATTTCCCAGAAGATGAAAAGAATAATATGGCAAGTTCTCCTGCTGATCATATTTCACCGTCGGAAAATGCTCATCATCCACCAAAAGCTACTGCAGGGAGTTCAATTGATCCAAGACTACTTGTGTTGTTAGAATATTTCATGGAGCTCTACGAACGAAAAGATGACTTGTTCAGAAAAATATTTCCGGGAATTCATGACGAGTTTGTAGATTTCTCCATGAAATTTGACGAATTATTGTCCCAACTGAAATCTCATAATGGAAGGAGAAGCGTGAGAGGTATGCAAAGGAGTTTAAGCGTTGGTTCGCCGCGCAGTCGGTCCATCGACGGTGATGAATCCCCTTTGAGGCTTGATCGGTTCAAGATTCGGACTGTAATTCTGGACGGAATCTCCCAGGGTGGAGGCCAAGGTGATGGTCAACAGGGTGACAAGAAATGA